The Streptomyces sp. R28 region TCGGTGATGTCGATGGGCAGGTCGAGGTACTCGAAGATGCGCTGGAAGAGCGCGAGCGAGGCCTGGATCTGCACGCCGGTGGACAGCAGGCTGACGGCCGGGCGGAAGAGGCCCTGCTGGAGCGAGACGAAGGCGACGATCGTGCCGATCGAGACCTGCGGGCCGCCGAGTTGGAGGGCCGTTCCGGCAGCCCAGTAGATGACGGCGGGCATGGCGGCCATGACGATGCCGATGACGGACATGCGCCAGCGGCCGGCCATGTTCGAGCGCACCTCGAGGTCGACCAGCCGCTCGGACTCGTCGGCGAAGGCCGTGGTGAGCGAGTCGGAGCGGCCCATCGTTCGGCCGAGCAGGATGCCGCTGACCGAGAGCGACTCGGTGACCGTGGCGGCCATCGCGGCCATCTGCTTCTGGCGCTCGGTGGTGATCTTCTTGCGTTCCCTGCCGACGCGGCGACTGATCCAGACGAAGACCGGCAGCAGGAGCAGCGAGACGACGGTCAGCCGCCAGTCGAGGGCGATCATCGCGATGATCGTGGCAACCACGCTGGTCAGGTTCGAGACCAGGGAGGTCGCGGTGGACGTGACGGTGGCCTGCATACCGCCGATGTCATTGGCGATGCGGGACTGGACCTCGCCGGTGCGGGTGCGGGTGAAGAAGGCGAGCGACATGCGCTGGAGGCGGCCGTAGACCGCGGTGCGCAGGTCGTGCATGACGCGCTGGCCGACCGTCGTGGAGATCAGGGTCTGCAGCACGCCGAAGATGCTGGTGAGGACGGCGCTGAGGATCATGCCGAGCGCGAGCAGGGTGAGCAGGCCGGTGCGGCCCTCGGGGATCGCGACGTCGAGGATCGCCTTCAGGAGGAAGGGCGTGGCGACGCCGACCAGCGACGAGGCCCCGACGAGGAGGCCGACGACGGCGAGGCGTCCGCGGTACGGACGGAAGAGCCGCAGGATGCGGCGCACCTGCCGGGGTTGTTCCTGCTCCGCGGCGGATGGCGTCCAGGTGGGTTCCTTGTCGGGGTGCATGGGCTCCTACGGGAGGTCTGGTGATACGGACTGGCGGAGCTTAGCTCATTGTTACCTATGCTCACAATGAATGTAGTCCTGATATTGTTCCCGCATGACCACGCCCGATCCCGACGGCCCGCTCGCCGAGCAGTTGCTGCGCTTCACCCGCCGGGTGCACCGAATCCAGAAACGACACCTTCAGGAGTGCGGCCTGGGCGTCACCCCGGCCCAGTCCCGCCTGCTGCGCACGCTCGCGCACTACGACTCCCCGCCTCGCATGGCCGACCTCGCCGAGCGCCTGGAGGTGGTCCCGCGTGCCGTGACGACGCTGGTCGACGGGCTGGAGACGAGCGGGAAGGTACGGCGGGTGCCGGATCCGACGAACCGACGGGTGATCCGCATCGAGCTCACCGACGACGGGCGGGGGGCCCTGCGTGAACTGCACGGCGCGCGACGGTCGGCGGCTCAGGAGATCCTGGCGCCGTTGACAGGCGAACAACGCGAGGTGTTGGGCGAGTTGCTGGACACGCTGATCGACAGGGGTGCCGAGCGGCGCTGCTGAGACATCGGGCGTGGTGCGGGTCCCGTTGGAGGGCGGCGGCTCGATGCTCGTGCAGAACCGGCAGGCGGCCATGGGGGCGGGGCCGGCGCGGTGATCGCCAAGAACGCCGCGAGTTCTGGCGAGGCCGCGAGCGGAGGCCGGGCGGCCTGCTGACGCAACAGGGCAGCGGGCAAGAGGCGCGGCGCTCGCCCGGCACCGAGGCCGCTGTCGCGCAGGTCCTCACACCGGACGGCGCCGTGGTGGGTACGGGATTCCTGGCCGGCGACGGGCTGCTGCTCACCTATGACCAGGACGCCCGCTCATGAGCCGACCCTTGCGGTGACAGACCGCGGCCACCGCTCCGTGCTGCTGGGCGGTGGCCGCGATCTTGCCGGATGTGACCGTCAACTGGCCTCGGAGGCCGTCCCCTTGGCGGTCTGGGCCGGTACGGCGACAGCTTCCTCGGACTCCTCGGACTCCTCGGACTCCTCGGACTCCGTCGTCTCGGGCTTCTTGAGCGCCGCCATCTCCGCCTTTTCGGCCTTCTCCGCCTTTTCGGTCTCGTCGTCCTCCAGCTCGACCACGATCTCGCCGTCCAGGACCTTCCTTGCCCGCTCCTTGTCCAGGGCGCCCTCCCAGCGGGAGACCGCGAAGACGGCGACGCAGTTGCCGAGCAGGTTGGTGACGACGCGCATCGAGTCCATGATGCGGTCCACGCCGAGGAGCAGGGCGACGGCTCCAGCCGGGATGGCACCGAGCGAGGAGGCGGTCGCGGACAGGGCGAGGAACGCCGAGCCGGGGATGCCCGCCATGCCCTTGCTGGTCAGCATCAGCACCAGGACCACGGTGATCTGCTGGCTGAAGCTGAGGTCGACGCCCACGGCCTGGGCGATGAAGAGCGTGCCGATGGACAGGTAGAGCGAGGCGCCGTCGAGGTTGAAGGAGTAACCCGTCGGCAGCACCAGGCCCACGGCGTCGTCGCGGGCGCCGGCCTTGCGCAGCTTCTGCATGACGCGCGGCAGGACCGACTCGGTGGACGCGGTGCCGAGCGCGAGGAGCATCTCCTCACGGATGTAGCGAAGGAACTTCCAGAGGCTGAGCCCGGTGACCACCTTCAGGGCGACGGCGAGGAGCGCGATGAAGAGCGCCGCGGCCGCGTAGCACAGGATGATCAGCTTGCCGTAGGTCTCGATCACGCCGAGGCCGTAGTTGCCGATCAGGACGGCCATCGCGCCGAACACCGCGATCGGGGCCAGCCGCATCACGAAGCTGACGATCGCGAAGATGATCTCCTGGGCCTGCTCGATGGCCGGAAGCACCTTCGGCACCTTGGTGTGGCCGAGGTGCAGCAGCGCGGCACCCACCAGGCAGGCCAGGATGAGCACCTGGAGCAGGGAGTTCTCGGCGAAGGCGCCGATGAAAGAGGTGGGAATCGCGTTGAGCACGAACTCGGTCGTCGAGGGCAGGTGTCCGCCGCCCGTCTTCGCGTCGACCGCCGAGGTGTCGAGCGTGGACGGGTCGACGTTCATCCCGGACCCGGGCTGGACCACGTTGGCGGCGAGGAGTCCGATGAGCAGCGCGAGCGTGCTCGCGACCTCGAACCAGATCAGGGCCTTGAGCCCGATCCGGCCGAACGCCTTCAGGTCACCGGCCTTGGCGATGCCGACGACGACCACGCAGAACACGAGCGGCGAGATGATCGTCTTGATGAGCCGGATGAAACCGTCGCCGAGCGGCTGCAGATCCGCGGCGAAGCCGGGCCACAGCTTCCCGACGACGATTCCGAGCACGAGCGCGCAGGCGACCTGCGCGAAGAGTGAGGTACGCAGTGTGCGTGCGACGCGTCGCGGCAGAGGCGATTCGGACGGCGGCACGGGAACTCCTTGGGGACGGCGGCACACAGAAGTCGGGGACGGAGACTTCTGTCATACGGAAAGCGGATTCCGTGGCGATCACTTTGCGGGTGATGTTGGTCCCGCACAAGACCCCCGTGTTGCATCCGCGTAAATCGCTCCCTGAGTGACGCATCGCACACAACTGGCCTCAGCAGCCCCAGCGATCCTCGGTGAGCACCCCCTGGACGCTGGTGAGGGAACGGTCGTAGCAACCGTCCGAGCCGTACAGGCGGTAGCGCTCACTCGTCGTGCCGACCGCGTGCCGCTGGTCGCGCGGCACGTTCAACGTCCATGAGGCGTCGCCCTCGACGGTGTCGTCGAGCCACGACCACGCGATCCGCCGTCCGGCCTGGGTCGTCCCGACCACGACACGGTCACCGAGGGTCAGCACGGTGCGCAGCCGGTCGTCCGCGCCGATCGTGAGGGTGCCGTCCATCGTGTACGTCCGCTGCGTGCGCGTCGTGCGGGCCGGTCCGCGGCCGTCGACGGTGACCGACTGGTCGTCGGTCCAGGTGGCGTCGAGGGCGTCCAGGTTCTCTCCGTCGGTCCAGCGGTGCGCGGAGGTGTTCGTGAGCGAGCGGCCGACGGTGGTCGTCACCCGGCCGTGCGAGGTGTCGACGTATCCGGCGACGGTCAGCTGGTGACTACCCTCGGTGTCCACCCGGTGCTCCGAACCGGGCGTGTATGTGGAGGAGTTGGCGATGTCGCCGACCTTGTGCTCGGTGAGTCTCCCGGTGACGTGCGCGCTCTTCGCGTCCTGCCACACGAGGACGTTCACGGGCGCGCTCCAGCCGCTCTGCCCCTCGGGGACGCCGACGACGGAGACCTCGACGCGGTGCGGGCGGCCGTCGTTGAGGAGGCCGGCGAACGGCGTCAGGTCGTATTCGATCGGCTTGACGTCGAAGGCTCGCGGCCCCGGAGTGACGTACCAGAGAAAGGGGTTGGACCAGCCACCCGTCCAGACGTGTGGGAACGGCGCGGCGATTCCGGCGAGTTGGCCGTCGACCTCGATCTGCACCTCGCGGTAGGGACCGCCGCCGGCCTTGCAGGAGTAGGGCGCCGGGTCGGGCGCCGACAGATACCAGAACTCCTCGCAGCCGCCACCGGAGCCGGTGGCGTACACCTCGGCGACGATGCGTTCGCTGTTGCGCGGGGTGGTGAGCGTGCCGTCCTGGAGGGTGAGGACGTGGTCGGGGGTCGTGCCGGTGCGGCTGGGAGTCGAGGCGGGGCGGCCGGCGTAGAACGTCAGCGTGACCTTGACGTCGATGATGCCGGTGTACGTGTCGTCGACGACGTTCCCGATGAGCATCTCGACGTTCTGGCTGCCGCGGAAGGTGTCGCTGTAGCGGGTGACGTCCTTCTCGACGGACCACTCGATGCCGTCCGGTGACGGCTCCGGAGTCGACGTACGGAAGATCTCCACCCCGCCGACGCGCAGATAGCCGAGCCGGTCGAACTGGCGCCCCTTGACCTTGCCGTCCATCCGCAGCACTACCTTGCTCCACCGGTCGCCGCAGCCTCGAGGCGGGGTGTACGTGCCCTTGTACGGGGTGAAGTCGCGGAACTGCGCCTCGGCGACGGTGACTTGGCAGGACTTGCCGGAGGGCTTGGCGATGGGCGGGGCAGCCGTGATGGGGTCGTGCCAGTCGGTGCCGAACTCGGCGGGGACGTCGGCGGGGGCGTCGGCCGGGACGTCGACGGGTTCCGCCGCGGGGGCGGGGCCCGCTCCGAGGAGGGTGCTCGCCAGGAGGGTCGCCCCTGCGAACATGGACATGACGATCCGTCTCTTCATGGCCGGTGTTCTACGGGGAGTTGGGCATCCCTCGCAACGACGCCTCTTCAGGTCTCCCCCATCAGTGCGAGCTCTTCAGGTCCGCCCTGTCCCCCATCACCACGACAGGATGCCGGTCCGGATCGAGCGTGCGCAGCAGGTACTCCATCGCCGATCCGGACAGACTCACGCAGGCCGACGTACCGCTGCCGTGGTCCATGTGCAACCAGATGCCACCGCCTTTGTGCTCACCCCCGGGACGGGTGGGGTCGTTGGGCGGGGTGCCCTTGACGCGGTTGTAGTCGATGGCGATGACGTAGTCGAAGTCGTGCCAGTGCGACTTCGCCCACCAGCGCGGCGCCGCGAAGGCCGGGGAGTGCGTGTACGGCAGCTTGGCCCCGGGGTCCTTCCGTACGCCACCCGCGTCGCTGAGCGTGAACACGCCGACGGGGCTGCGGTTGTCGCCCTCATGGTGGTCGGTGGTCCAGCCCTTCTTGCCGTTGTGTGCGGGCCAGGTGCGGGTGCGGTCCCAGGTGGATCCCTGCTTGGTGTAGAGCACGACCGTGGAGTCCGCAGAGTCCTTGCCGTCGCCGTAGACCGCCACGACCTGGCGGGAGTTGGCGGGGATGCGGCGCTGCCACCGGTCGGCGACGTCCGGGATGCGCGTCGGATCCGAGGTCGTGGCCGGCCGCCTGGGCGCGGCCTTGCCGACGTCCTCACCTCCGCCGTGCTGCGCGCCGCCGCACGCGGTCAGGGTCGTCAAGGCGGCCAGGAGGGTCCCGAGGGCCACCGTCGCGACCATGGCACGCCGTACTCCGCCGTTCCGCACTTCGCCGTTCCCTACTTCACCGTTTCGCGCTCCGCCGTTCCGCATCACTCCATGGTCGCACCGAGTTCGGCACGGCAGCCGGAGCGACCACCGGACGGCCGGTCGCGGCGACAACCGGGCGGCCGGCCAGATGGGCAGTCGGACGCCCGGCCGGGCAGCCGAACGGGCAGCCGAAACTGTGCGGCGGCCCGGAAAACCGTTTGCGTCCGGCCACGCTGCGACGCGAACCTGTCACGGTTTGCTGCCGCCGTGCGCGGTGCACGGTCCGTTCCGCGCGTCGGCTTCCGATCGACTCCCCATCCCCCTCCCTATCCCATCCCCCCACTGACACGAGCCACTGGGACGTCATGCAGATTCAAGACCTTCCGTATCCCGACCCAGGTGTGCCGGACGCACGCTCGGGTCCCCGATTCCTGTGGTGGCTCTTCAGGAACCAGATGGGCGGACAGCTCAAGTCCCTGGCCTGGGGGCTGCTGCACTTCCTGTCCGTCTCCGCGCTGCCGTTCTGCGTCGGCGTCGCCATCCAGGCCGTCGTCGACCGCTCGGGGGCACGACTCGCCCTCGCGGGCGGGCTCCTGGCACTGTGCAGCGCCGGCAACGCCATCGGCGACACCTTTCTGCACCGCACCGCCGTCACCAACTGGATCACTGCCGCCGCCCGGGTCCAGCAGGTACTGGCCCGCAAGGCCGCGCAGCTGGGCTCGGCACTGACCCGGCGCGTCGCGGCCGGTGAGGTCGTGGCCGTCTCCACGGGCGACGTCGAGAAGATCGGCTGGTTCGTCGAGGCGTGGTCACGGTTCACGGCGGCTGCGGTCACCATCGTCGTGGTCTGTGTCGGCCTGGTCCTCTACCAGCCGGCGCTCGGCGTGATCGTCGCCGTGGGCCTGCCCGTACTGGCGGTCGCCGTGCTGCCGCTGCTGCCTCGGGCGACCCGGCGGGCCGACTTCCAGCGCGAGAAGGCCGGGCGCGCCACCGAGTTGGCCTCGGACACCGTCGCCGGCCTGCGCGTCCTGCGCGGCATCGGCGGCGAGGAACTCTTCCTCGACCGCTACCGCCGCGCGTCGCAGGACGTGCGTCACGCGGCCGTGCGCAGCGCCCGGATGTGGTCCCTGATCTCCGCGATCCAGGTGCTGCTGCCGGGGCTGCTGCTGATCGTGGTCATCTGGTACGGCGTCCAT contains the following coding sequences:
- a CDS encoding ABC transporter ATP-binding protein; this translates as MHPDKEPTWTPSAAEQEQPRQVRRILRLFRPYRGRLAVVGLLVGASSLVGVATPFLLKAILDVAIPEGRTGLLTLLALGMILSAVLTSIFGVLQTLISTTVGQRVMHDLRTAVYGRLQRMSLAFFTRTRTGEVQSRIANDIGGMQATVTSTATSLVSNLTSVVATIIAMIALDWRLTVVSLLLLPVFVWISRRVGRERKKITTERQKQMAAMAATVTESLSVSGILLGRTMGRSDSLTTAFADESERLVDLEVRSNMAGRWRMSVIGIVMAAMPAVIYWAAGTALQLGGPQVSIGTIVAFVSLQQGLFRPAVSLLSTGVQIQASLALFQRIFEYLDLPIDITEREDAVHLDRIKGEVRFENVEFRYDGKSGPILDGIDLTVPAGGSLAVVGPTGAGKSTLGHLVPRLYDVTGGRVTLDGVDVRDLDFDTLARAVGVVSQETYLFHASVADNLRFAKPDATDEELRAAAEAAQIHDHIAGLPDGYDTVVGERGHRFSGGEKQRLAIARTILRDPPVLILDEATSALDTRTEHAVQQAIDALSANRTTLTIAHRLSTIRGADQIVVLDAGRVAEGGTHEELLAREGRYAGLVRRDAQLEPTT
- a CDS encoding MarR family winged helix-turn-helix transcriptional regulator; the protein is MTTPDPDGPLAEQLLRFTRRVHRIQKRHLQECGLGVTPAQSRLLRTLAHYDSPPRMADLAERLEVVPRAVTTLVDGLETSGKVRRVPDPTNRRVIRIELTDDGRGALRELHGARRSAAQEILAPLTGEQREVLGELLDTLIDRGAERRC
- a CDS encoding peptide-N4-asparagine amidase, which codes for MKRRIVMSMFAGATLLASTLLGAGPAPAAEPVDVPADAPADVPAEFGTDWHDPITAAPPIAKPSGKSCQVTVAEAQFRDFTPYKGTYTPPRGCGDRWSKVVLRMDGKVKGRQFDRLGYLRVGGVEIFRTSTPEPSPDGIEWSVEKDVTRYSDTFRGSQNVEMLIGNVVDDTYTGIIDVKVTLTFYAGRPASTPSRTGTTPDHVLTLQDGTLTTPRNSERIVAEVYATGSGGGCEEFWYLSAPDPAPYSCKAGGGPYREVQIEVDGQLAGIAAPFPHVWTGGWSNPFLWYVTPGPRAFDVKPIEYDLTPFAGLLNDGRPHRVEVSVVGVPEGQSGWSAPVNVLVWQDAKSAHVTGRLTEHKVGDIANSSTYTPGSEHRVDTEGSHQLTVAGYVDTSHGRVTTTVGRSLTNTSAHRWTDGENLDALDATWTDDQSVTVDGRGPARTTRTQRTYTMDGTLTIGADDRLRTVLTLGDRVVVGTTQAGRRIAWSWLDDTVEGDASWTLNVPRDQRHAVGTTSERYRLYGSDGCYDRSLTSVQGVLTEDRWGC
- a CDS encoding cation:dicarboxylase symporter family transporter — protein: MPPSESPLPRRVARTLRTSLFAQVACALVLGIVVGKLWPGFAADLQPLGDGFIRLIKTIISPLVFCVVVVGIAKAGDLKAFGRIGLKALIWFEVASTLALLIGLLAANVVQPGSGMNVDPSTLDTSAVDAKTGGGHLPSTTEFVLNAIPTSFIGAFAENSLLQVLILACLVGAALLHLGHTKVPKVLPAIEQAQEIIFAIVSFVMRLAPIAVFGAMAVLIGNYGLGVIETYGKLIILCYAAAALFIALLAVALKVVTGLSLWKFLRYIREEMLLALGTASTESVLPRVMQKLRKAGARDDAVGLVLPTGYSFNLDGASLYLSIGTLFIAQAVGVDLSFSQQITVVLVLMLTSKGMAGIPGSAFLALSATASSLGAIPAGAVALLLGVDRIMDSMRVVTNLLGNCVAVFAVSRWEGALDKERARKVLDGEIVVELEDDETEKAEKAEKAEMAALKKPETTESEESEESEESEEAVAVPAQTAKGTASEAS